The Leclercia sp. S52 genome has a segment encoding these proteins:
- a CDS encoding HoxN/HupN/NixA family nickel/cobalt transporter, with protein sequence MFIKYFNNHPKAMALMLALIATNIVAWGTAFYLFHNTPSLMAASLLAWCYGLRHAVDADHIAAIDNVTRKMMQQGKRPCGVGAWFSLGHSSIVVLASIAIAATATAFSRNMEWFHETGGTIGTAVSAFFLLAMALVNLAILRDVWGSFNKMKRGEKVPEEVSFARGGVMNWLFRSAFRLVTRSWHMYLVGFLFGLGFDTATEIGVLGISAAGASSGMSVWAIMVFPLLFTSGMALIDTLDNLIMVGAYGWAFNKPQRKLYYNMTITGTSVVVALFIGGLEALGLLADKFGLTGGLWNGVAALNDNLGNAGFIVVGLFILCWIASLINYRFKGYDALVVR encoded by the coding sequence ATGTTTATCAAATACTTCAATAACCACCCCAAGGCCATGGCGCTGATGCTGGCTCTGATCGCTACCAACATTGTCGCCTGGGGAACCGCGTTTTACCTGTTTCACAACACCCCGTCGCTGATGGCGGCCAGCCTGCTGGCCTGGTGCTACGGCCTGCGTCACGCGGTGGATGCGGATCACATCGCCGCCATTGATAACGTCACCCGCAAGATGATGCAGCAGGGCAAACGTCCGTGCGGCGTGGGGGCCTGGTTCTCGCTGGGCCACTCCTCCATTGTGGTGCTGGCCTCGATTGCCATCGCCGCGACCGCCACCGCCTTCAGCCGCAACATGGAGTGGTTCCACGAGACCGGCGGCACCATCGGCACGGCGGTGTCGGCCTTTTTCCTGCTGGCGATGGCGCTGGTGAACCTGGCGATCCTGCGCGACGTCTGGGGCAGCTTTAACAAAATGAAGCGCGGCGAGAAGGTGCCGGAAGAGGTCTCTTTTGCGCGCGGCGGGGTGATGAACTGGCTGTTCCGCTCGGCGTTCCGCCTGGTGACCCGCAGCTGGCATATGTATCTGGTGGGCTTTCTGTTTGGCCTCGGCTTTGATACCGCCACCGAGATCGGGGTGCTGGGGATCTCCGCCGCCGGGGCCTCCAGCGGCATGTCGGTGTGGGCGATCATGGTCTTCCCGCTGCTGTTCACCAGCGGCATGGCGCTGATCGACACCCTCGACAACCTGATCATGGTGGGCGCTTACGGCTGGGCCTTCAACAAGCCGCAGCGCAAGCTCTACTACAACATGACCATTACCGGTACCTCGGTGGTGGTGGCGCTGTTCATCGGCGGGCTGGAAGCGCTGGGCCTGCTGGCAGATAAGTTTGGCCTGACGGGCGGTCTGTGGAACGGCGTGGCCGCGCTGAATGACAACCTCGGCAACGCCGGGTTTATCGTGGTCGGGCTGTTTATCCTCTGTTGGATCGCCTCTCTGATTAACTACCGCTTCAAAGGCTACGACGCGCTGGTCGTACGCTAA
- the fdhF gene encoding formate dehydrogenase subunit alpha — MKKITSVCPYCGAGCKLKLVVDNNKIVRAEGAQGVTNQNQLCLKGYYGWDFLNDTRLLTPRLTQPMIRYQKGGKLEPVTWDEAIRYTARRLSEIKANYGPRAIMTTGSSRGTGNETNYVMQKFARGVLNTNNVDCCARVCHGPSVAGLQETLGNGAMSNSISDIENSKCLLIFGYNCADSHPIVARRVIKAKQNGARVIVCDPRKIETARIADRHLQIHNGCNMALVNAFIYTLLDESLYNADYVARYTEGLDALRETVSEYAPENVEGITGVSARQIREAMRIYAAAPSATVMWGMGVTQFGQAVDVVKGLSTLALLTGNLGREHCGVGPVRGQNNVQGACDMGVIPNQFPGYQDVTDPQVREKFARAWGVDPALMDDQVGVRITEVPHLALEGKVKAYYIMGEDPLQTEADLGLVRKGFDALDFVVVQDIFMTKTAEAADVLLPATSWGEHGGVFTCADRGFQRFEKAVEPKGNVKRDWEIISLIATAMGYPMAYRDNQQIWDEMRELCPLFYGVTYEKMGEMGHIQWPCPTLDHPGTPWLYEGNRFDTPSGKGQLFAAPWRKPAEMPDADYPLVLCTVREVGHYSCRSMTGNCAALQTLADEPGFVQINPQDAQVLGIRDRQLVWVSSRRGKVISRADVNERINQGAVYMTYQWWIGACNELTQDNLDPVSKTPETKYCAVKIDTIADQHWAENYAQTTYSAMKQRLREAVES, encoded by the coding sequence ATGAAAAAAATCACCAGCGTCTGCCCGTACTGTGGTGCGGGCTGTAAATTAAAACTCGTCGTCGACAACAATAAGATCGTTCGTGCGGAGGGCGCGCAGGGCGTCACCAACCAGAATCAGCTGTGCCTGAAGGGCTATTACGGCTGGGATTTTCTCAACGATACCCGGCTGCTGACGCCGCGCCTCACCCAGCCAATGATCCGTTACCAGAAAGGCGGCAAGCTGGAGCCGGTCACCTGGGATGAAGCCATCCGCTACACCGCCCGCCGCCTGAGTGAAATCAAGGCTAACTACGGGCCTCGCGCCATCATGACCACCGGATCGTCCCGCGGCACCGGGAATGAAACCAACTACGTGATGCAGAAGTTTGCCCGCGGGGTGCTCAACACCAACAACGTCGACTGTTGCGCCCGCGTCTGCCACGGGCCGAGCGTGGCCGGGCTACAGGAGACGCTGGGCAACGGGGCGATGAGCAACTCCATCAGCGATATCGAAAACTCAAAATGCCTGCTGATCTTCGGCTACAACTGCGCCGACTCGCACCCGATCGTCGCCCGCCGGGTGATCAAAGCCAAACAGAACGGCGCAAGGGTGATCGTCTGCGATCCGCGCAAAATTGAAACCGCGCGCATTGCCGACCGGCACCTGCAGATCCACAACGGCTGCAACATGGCGCTGGTGAACGCCTTTATTTATACCCTGCTGGACGAGAGCCTCTACAACGCCGACTACGTGGCCCGCTACACCGAAGGGCTGGACGCCCTGCGCGAAACGGTCAGTGAGTACGCCCCGGAAAACGTCGAGGGGATCACCGGGGTCAGCGCCCGGCAGATCCGCGAGGCGATGCGCATCTACGCCGCCGCGCCGTCCGCCACCGTGATGTGGGGGATGGGCGTCACCCAGTTCGGGCAGGCGGTGGACGTGGTGAAAGGGCTCTCCACCCTGGCGCTGCTCACCGGCAACCTCGGGCGCGAACACTGCGGCGTCGGCCCGGTGCGCGGGCAGAACAACGTCCAGGGCGCGTGCGACATGGGGGTGATCCCCAACCAGTTCCCCGGCTATCAGGACGTGACCGACCCGCAGGTGCGGGAGAAATTCGCCCGGGCGTGGGGCGTCGATCCTGCGCTGATGGACGACCAGGTGGGGGTGCGCATCACCGAAGTGCCGCACCTGGCGCTGGAGGGCAAGGTCAAAGCCTATTACATCATGGGGGAAGATCCGCTTCAGACCGAAGCCGACTTAGGGTTGGTGCGCAAAGGGTTTGACGCGCTCGACTTTGTGGTGGTGCAGGACATCTTTATGACCAAAACCGCCGAGGCGGCGGACGTGCTGCTGCCCGCCACCTCATGGGGCGAACACGGCGGGGTCTTCACCTGCGCCGACCGCGGCTTCCAGCGCTTTGAAAAAGCCGTTGAACCGAAGGGCAACGTCAAGCGCGACTGGGAGATCATCAGCCTGATCGCCACCGCGATGGGCTACCCGATGGCGTACCGCGATAACCAGCAGATTTGGGACGAAATGCGCGAGCTCTGCCCGCTGTTCTACGGCGTGACGTACGAAAAAATGGGCGAGATGGGGCATATCCAGTGGCCGTGCCCGACCCTCGACCATCCGGGTACGCCGTGGTTGTACGAGGGCAACCGCTTCGACACCCCGAGCGGCAAAGGCCAGCTGTTTGCCGCCCCGTGGCGCAAACCGGCGGAGATGCCGGACGCCGACTATCCGCTGGTGCTCTGCACCGTGCGCGAGGTGGGGCACTACTCCTGCCGCTCGATGACCGGCAACTGCGCGGCGCTGCAAACCCTGGCGGACGAGCCGGGTTTTGTGCAGATCAACCCGCAGGATGCCCAGGTGCTCGGCATCCGCGATCGCCAGCTGGTGTGGGTCAGCTCCCGCCGCGGGAAGGTGATCAGCCGCGCTGACGTCAACGAGCGCATCAACCAGGGGGCGGTATACATGACCTATCAGTGGTGGATTGGGGCCTGCAACGAGCTGACCCAGGACAACCTCGACCCGGTCTCGAAAACGCCGGAAACCAAATACTGCGCGGTGAAGATCGACACTATTGCCGATCAACACTGGGCAGAAAACTATGCCCAGACCACCTACAGCGCGATGAAACAACGCCTGCGCGAGGCGGTAGAGAGTTAA
- the hydN gene encoding electron transport protein HydN yields MNRFIIADASKCIGCRTCEVACVVSHHDTQDCASLTPQNFLPRIHVIKGVNVSTATMCRQCEDAPCASVCPNGAITRDNDFVHVHQERCIGCKTCVVACPYGAMEVVLRPVVRSIGAGLNVMSEKAEANKCDLCYHQPDGPACIQACPTNAIVCIDRKKLEQLSLDKRRRAALDSVSSQML; encoded by the coding sequence ATGAACCGTTTCATCATCGCCGATGCCAGCAAATGCATCGGCTGTCGTACCTGTGAAGTGGCCTGCGTGGTGTCACACCACGATACCCAGGACTGCGCCTCGCTGACCCCGCAGAACTTCCTGCCGCGCATTCACGTCATCAAAGGCGTCAACGTCTCCACGGCCACCATGTGCCGCCAGTGTGAAGACGCCCCTTGCGCCAGCGTCTGCCCGAACGGGGCCATCACCCGCGATAACGACTTTGTTCACGTCCATCAGGAGCGCTGCATCGGCTGCAAAACCTGCGTCGTCGCCTGCCCGTACGGCGCGATGGAAGTGGTGCTGCGTCCGGTTGTGCGCAGCATCGGCGCGGGGCTGAACGTGATGTCGGAAAAGGCCGAGGCCAACAAGTGCGACCTCTGCTACCACCAGCCGGACGGCCCGGCCTGCATTCAGGCCTGCCCGACCAATGCCATTGTTTGCATCGATCGCAAGAAGCTTGAGCAGTTGAGTCTCGATAAACGCCGCCGTGCGGCGCTGGACTCCGTTTCCTCGCAGATGCTGTAA
- a CDS encoding IS3 family transposase (programmed frameshift): MKKRFSEEQIISILREAEAGVSARELCRKHAISDATFYTWRKKYGGMEVPEVKRLKSLEEENARLKKLLAEAMLDKEALQVALGRKLLTTDQKREAVVLMCDATGLSQRRACRLTGLSLSTCRYEAQRPAADAHLSGRITELALERRRFGYRRIWQLLRREGLHVNHKRVYRLYHLNGLGVKRRRRRKGLATERLPLLRPEAPNLTWSMDFVMDALATGRRIKCLTCVDDFTKECLTITAAFGISGVQVTRILDSIALFRGYPATIRTDQGPEFTCRALDQWAYEHGVELRLIQPGKPTQNGFIESFNGRFRDECLNEHWFSDIVHARKTINDWRQDYNECRPHSSLNYQTPAEFAADWRNGKYEEKPTDITN, from the exons ATGAAGAAGCGTTTTTCCGAAGAACAGATCATCAGTATTCTCCGAGAGGCCGAAGCCGGGGTTTCTGCCCGTGAGCTCTGCCGCAAGCACGCCATTTCCGACGCCACCTTTTACACCTGGCGTAAGAAGTATGGCGGTATGGAGGTGCCCGAGGTTAAGCGCCTGAAGTCGCTTGAGGAAGAGAACGCCCGCCTCAAGAAGCTGCTCGCTGAAGCCATGCTGGATAAGGAGGCGCTTCAGGTGGCTCTGGGGCGAAAGT TACTGACGACAGACCAGAAGCGGGAAGCTGTGGTGTTGATGTGTGATGCGACCGGTCTGTCGCAACGTCGTGCCTGCAGGCTTACAGGTTTGTCCCTGTCGACCTGCCGCTATGAGGCTCAGCGACCGGCTGCTGATGCGCATTTATCAGGGCGTATCACTGAGCTGGCACTGGAGCGCAGGCGTTTTGGCTACCGACGCATCTGGCAGTTACTGCGCCGTGAAGGCCTTCATGTTAATCACAAGCGCGTGTACCGCCTTTACCACCTTAACGGGCTGGGCGTAAAACGCAGACGACGTCGTAAAGGGCTGGCAACAGAACGTCTGCCGCTGCTCCGCCCGGAGGCGCCCAACCTGACCTGGTCGATGGATTTTGTCATGGACGCGCTGGCCACCGGTCGCAGGATCAAGTGCCTGACCTGCGTGGACGACTTCACGAAGGAGTGTCTGACGATTACCGCCGCATTCGGGATTTCAGGCGTTCAGGTCACGCGAATTCTGGACAGCATTGCACTGTTTCGCGGCTATCCGGCGACGATAAGAACGGACCAGGGGCCGGAGTTTACCTGCAGAGCACTTGACCAGTGGGCTTATGAGCATGGGGTGGAGCTGCGGCTTATCCAGCCGGGCAAGCCAACACAGAACGGATTTATTGAAAGTTTTAACGGACGATTCAGGGATGAGTGCCTCAATGAGCACTGGTTCAGCGATATAGTTCACGCCAGGAAAACGATTAATGACTGGCGGCAGGATTATAACGAGTGTCGTCCACATTCATCGCTGAACTACCAGACTCCGGCTGAATTTGCAGCGGACTGGCGAAACGGGAAATATGAAGAAAAACCAACCGACATTACTAACTGA
- a CDS encoding formate hydrogenlyase maturation HycH family protein — translation MSETVVFSQLSRKFIDENDNTPDDAQQVIYYGLAIGHHLGVIDCLEAALTCPWEAYLSWIATLETGSEARRKMEGVPRYGEIVIDANHIVMLASAFDAAIARQTAQQQTWSRAMLGMLHAIHQENAIYLMVRRQRD, via the coding sequence ATGAGCGAAACCGTGGTCTTCAGCCAGCTCAGCCGCAAGTTCATTGATGAAAATGACAACACGCCCGACGACGCCCAGCAGGTGATCTACTACGGGCTGGCCATCGGCCACCATCTGGGGGTCATCGACTGCCTGGAGGCGGCGCTGACCTGCCCGTGGGAGGCGTACCTGTCATGGATCGCCACTCTGGAAACGGGGAGCGAGGCGCGGCGCAAAATGGAGGGCGTGCCGCGCTACGGGGAGATTGTGATCGACGCGAATCATATTGTAATGCTGGCCAGCGCCTTTGACGCCGCAATAGCGCGGCAGACGGCGCAGCAGCAGACGTGGAGCCGGGCGATGCTCGGCATGCTCCACGCCATTCACCAGGAAAACGCCATCTATCTGATGGTTCGGAGGCAACGTGACTGA
- the nuoB gene encoding NADH-quinone oxidoreductase subunit NuoB has translation MSELLGPRNEQGIPVPVTVDESIASMKASLLKKIKRSAYVYRVDCGGCNGCEIEIFATLSPIFDTERFGIKVVPSPRHADILLFTGAVTRAMRSPALRAWESAPDPKICISYGACGNSGGIFHDLYCVWGGTDKIVPVDVYIPGCPPSPAATLYGFAMALGLLEQKIHAREPGALDSQPAELLHPEMVQPLRVRIDRAARRLAGYRYGRQIADNFMRHLLEGDKSVVDWLARENDPRLNEIVGNLIEVVGQERV, from the coding sequence ATGAGCGAACTGTTAGGGCCACGTAACGAGCAGGGGATCCCGGTGCCGGTGACGGTGGATGAGTCCATCGCCAGCATGAAGGCCTCGCTGCTGAAAAAAATCAAGCGCTCGGCCTACGTCTACCGCGTGGACTGCGGCGGCTGCAACGGCTGCGAGATTGAGATCTTCGCTACCCTGTCGCCGATCTTCGACACTGAGCGCTTCGGCATTAAGGTGGTGCCATCCCCGCGCCACGCCGACATCCTGCTGTTTACCGGCGCAGTCACCCGCGCGATGCGCTCCCCGGCGCTGCGCGCGTGGGAATCCGCCCCGGATCCAAAAATCTGTATCTCCTACGGAGCCTGCGGCAACTCCGGCGGCATCTTCCACGACCTCTACTGCGTCTGGGGCGGCACCGACAAAATCGTTCCGGTGGATGTCTATATCCCCGGCTGCCCGCCGTCGCCTGCCGCCACCCTGTACGGCTTTGCCATGGCGCTGGGGCTGCTGGAGCAGAAGATCCACGCCCGCGAGCCGGGCGCGCTGGACAGCCAGCCCGCTGAACTGCTGCATCCGGAGATGGTTCAGCCCCTGCGGGTCCGCATCGACCGCGCCGCGCGCCGTCTGGCGGGCTACCGCTACGGCCGCCAGATCGCCGACAACTTTATGCGCCATCTGCTGGAAGGGGATAAAAGCGTGGTGGACTGGCTGGCCCGGGAGAACGACCCGCGTCTGAACGAGATTGTCGGCAACCTCATCGAGGTGGTCGGGCAGGAGCGTGTCTGA
- a CDS encoding formate hydrogenlyase complex iron-sulfur subunit, translated as MKTGTVTESYPLQPIAVDKNMRGKPEHDPQQCIGCAACVNACPSNALTVETDLKNGELFWQFNLGRCIFCGRCEEVCPTTAIKLSQEYELAVWSKADFLQQSRFDICHCRVCERPYAVQKEIDYVIELLRHNGDKRAERHRESFETCPDCKRLQGLTPSDKIHLTREMKEATR; from the coding sequence ATCAAAACCGGCACGGTGACGGAGTCTTATCCCCTCCAGCCGATTGCGGTCGACAAAAATATGCGCGGCAAGCCGGAGCACGACCCACAGCAGTGTATCGGCTGCGCGGCGTGCGTGAACGCCTGCCCGTCCAATGCCCTGACGGTGGAGACCGATTTAAAGAACGGCGAGCTGTTCTGGCAGTTCAACCTGGGGCGCTGCATCTTCTGCGGACGCTGCGAAGAGGTCTGCCCGACCACCGCCATCAAGCTCTCTCAGGAGTACGAACTGGCGGTGTGGAGCAAGGCTGATTTCCTCCAGCAGTCGCGCTTCGATATCTGCCACTGCCGGGTGTGCGAGCGCCCGTACGCGGTGCAGAAAGAGATCGACTACGTCATCGAACTGCTGCGCCACAACGGCGATAAACGCGCGGAGCGTCACCGGGAAAGTTTTGAGACCTGCCCGGACTGCAAGCGCCTGCAGGGGCTGACCCCCTCGGACAAAATCCATCTGACCCGCGAGATGAAGGAAGCGACACGATGA
- the hycE gene encoding formate hydrogenlyase subunit HycE: MSEEKVGQHYLAALHQAFPGVVLDEAWQTKDQITVTVKINYLPEVVEFLYYKQGGWLSVLFGNDERQLCGSYAVYYVLSMEQGTRCWLTVRVEVDADKPEFPSVTPRVPAAVWGEREVRDMYGLVPVGLPDERRLVLPDDWPDELYPLRKDSMDYRQRPAPTTDKETYEFINELGDKKNNVVPIGPLHVTSDEPGHFRLFVDGENIIDADYRLFYVHRGMEKLAETRMGYNEVTFLSDRVCGICGFAHSTAYTTSVENAMGIVVPERAQMIRAILLEVERLHSHLLNLGLACHFVGFDSGFMQFFRVRETSMKMAEILTGARKTYGLNLIGGIRRDLLKEDMIATRLLAQQMRREVQDLVDILLSTPNIDQRTVGVGRLDPQIARDFSNVGPMVRASGHARDTRADHPFVGYGLLPMEVHTEQGCDVISRLKVRINEVYTALNMIDFGLDNLPGGELMVEGFTYIPNRFALGFSEAPRGDDIHWSMTGDNQKLWRWRCRAATYANWPTLRYMLRGNTVSDAPLIIGSLDPCYSCTDRMTVVDVRKKKSKVVPYKELERYSIERKNSPLK, encoded by the coding sequence ATGTCTGAAGAAAAAGTTGGTCAACACTATCTCGCCGCACTGCATCAGGCCTTCCCGGGCGTGGTGCTCGATGAAGCCTGGCAGACCAAAGATCAAATCACCGTGACGGTAAAAATTAACTACCTGCCGGAAGTGGTCGAGTTCCTGTACTACAAGCAGGGCGGCTGGCTGTCGGTGCTGTTTGGCAACGACGAACGCCAGCTCTGCGGCAGTTACGCCGTCTACTACGTGCTGTCGATGGAGCAGGGCACCCGCTGCTGGCTCACCGTGCGCGTGGAAGTGGACGCCGACAAGCCGGAGTTCCCGTCCGTCACCCCGCGCGTGCCCGCGGCGGTGTGGGGCGAGCGCGAAGTGCGCGACATGTACGGCCTGGTGCCGGTGGGCCTGCCGGACGAGCGTCGTCTGGTGCTGCCGGATGACTGGCCGGACGAACTCTATCCGCTGCGCAAAGACAGCATGGACTACCGTCAGCGCCCGGCTCCGACCACCGATAAAGAGACTTACGAGTTCATCAACGAACTCGGCGACAAGAAAAACAACGTGGTGCCGATTGGCCCGCTACACGTTACCTCCGATGAGCCGGGCCACTTCCGCCTGTTCGTCGACGGCGAGAACATCATCGACGCCGACTACCGCCTGTTCTACGTCCATCGCGGCATGGAGAAGCTGGCCGAAACCCGCATGGGCTACAACGAAGTGACCTTCCTGTCGGATCGCGTCTGCGGCATCTGCGGCTTTGCCCACAGCACGGCCTACACCACCTCGGTGGAGAACGCGATGGGGATCGTGGTGCCGGAACGCGCCCAGATGATCCGCGCCATCCTGCTTGAGGTGGAGCGCCTGCACTCGCACCTGCTGAACCTCGGGCTGGCCTGCCACTTCGTCGGATTTGACTCCGGCTTTATGCAGTTCTTCCGCGTGCGTGAGACCTCCATGAAGATGGCGGAGATCCTCACCGGGGCGCGTAAAACCTACGGCCTGAACCTGATCGGCGGCATCCGTCGCGACCTGCTGAAAGAGGACATGATCGCCACCCGCCTGCTGGCCCAGCAGATGCGTCGCGAGGTGCAGGATCTGGTGGATATTCTGCTGAGCACGCCGAATATCGACCAGCGCACCGTCGGCGTGGGCCGTCTCGACCCGCAGATCGCCCGCGACTTCAGCAACGTCGGCCCGATGGTGCGCGCCAGCGGCCACGCCCGCGACACCCGCGCCGATCACCCGTTTGTCGGCTACGGCCTGCTGCCGATGGAGGTTCACACCGAACAGGGCTGCGACGTGATTTCCCGCCTGAAAGTGCGCATCAACGAGGTCTACACCGCCCTGAACATGATCGATTTCGGCCTCGACAACCTGCCGGGCGGCGAGCTGATGGTGGAAGGCTTTACCTATATCCCGAACCGCTTTGCGCTGGGCTTCAGCGAAGCGCCGCGCGGGGATGATATCCACTGGAGCATGACCGGCGACAACCAGAAGCTGTGGCGCTGGCGCTGCCGCGCGGCCACCTACGCCAACTGGCCGACCCTGCGCTACATGCTGCGCGGCAACACCGTCTCCGATGCGCCGCTGATTATCGGCAGCCTCGACCCTTGCTACTCCTGCACCGACCGCATGACGGTGGTGGATGTGCGCAAGAAGAAGAGCAAGGTGGTGCCGTACAAAGAGCTGGAACGCTACAGCATTGAACGCAAGAACTCGCCGCTGAAATAA
- a CDS encoding respiratory chain complex I subunit 1 family protein yields MTLIFALIQALVLFAVAPLLAGITRVARARLHTRRGPDIFQEYRDLIKLLGRQSVAPAASGWVFRLMPFVMVAVMFAIATALPVITVASPLPALGDLIVLIYLFAIARFFFAIAGLDTGSPFTGIGASREAMLGVLVEPILLLGLWVAAQVAGNTHISAVTATIYHWPGAHSVTLILALCACAFATFIEMGKLPFDLAEAEQELQEGPLSEYSGAGFALLKWGISLKQLVVLQMFVGVFIPWGQMTQFSAGGLLLAIVIAVVKLVAGVLVIALFENSMARLRFNATSRITWTGFGLAFLAFVSLLAA; encoded by the coding sequence ATGACCCTCATCTTTGCTTTGATTCAGGCGCTGGTGCTGTTTGCCGTTGCGCCGCTGCTGGCGGGCATTACCCGCGTGGCGCGTGCCCGTCTGCATACCCGTCGCGGGCCGGATATCTTCCAGGAGTACCGGGATCTGATCAAACTCCTGGGCCGCCAGAGCGTGGCCCCGGCCGCCTCCGGCTGGGTCTTCCGCCTGATGCCCTTTGTGATGGTGGCGGTGATGTTCGCCATTGCCACCGCGCTGCCGGTGATCACCGTCGCTTCGCCGCTGCCTGCGTTGGGGGATCTGATCGTTCTGATCTACCTCTTCGCTATCGCCCGCTTCTTCTTCGCCATTGCCGGGCTCGATACCGGCAGCCCGTTCACCGGGATTGGCGCGAGCCGTGAAGCGATGCTCGGCGTGCTGGTAGAGCCGATCCTGCTGCTGGGTCTGTGGGTCGCCGCGCAGGTGGCGGGCAATACCCACATCAGCGCCGTGACCGCGACCATCTATCACTGGCCGGGGGCGCACTCCGTGACGCTGATTCTGGCGCTGTGCGCCTGCGCCTTCGCCACCTTTATTGAGATGGGCAAGCTGCCGTTTGACCTCGCCGAAGCCGAGCAGGAGCTGCAGGAAGGCCCGCTGTCGGAATACAGCGGCGCGGGCTTTGCGCTCCTCAAGTGGGGCATCAGCCTGAAACAGCTGGTGGTGCTGCAGATGTTCGTCGGGGTGTTTATCCCCTGGGGACAGATGACGCAGTTCTCCGCAGGCGGCCTGCTGCTGGCGATCGTCATTGCGGTGGTGAAGCTGGTGGCGGGCGTGCTGGTGATCGCCCTGTTTGAGAACAGCATGGCGCGCCTGCGCTTTAACGCCACCTCACGCATTACCTGGACCGGTTTCGGTCTGGCATTTTTAGCTTTCGTCTCCTTGCTGGCGGCGTGA